Proteins from one Brevibacillus humidisoli genomic window:
- a CDS encoding DUF441 domain-containing protein: MDIINVILLALLALGIVGGNPTISIAVCVLLLLRLVNAERVFPYLEQYGLQLGIIVLTISVLSPIASGKISPETMYKTLNNWQSILAILIGAVVAYLGGRGVTLMSESPLVVTGLLVGTIIGVSLFRGVPVGPLIAAGLMAFILQFLPKT, from the coding sequence ATGGACATCATCAACGTTATTCTTCTGGCACTACTCGCACTTGGGATTGTCGGCGGAAATCCAACCATTTCCATCGCCGTCTGCGTCCTGCTGCTGCTTCGTTTGGTAAACGCAGAGCGGGTCTTCCCCTATCTGGAGCAGTACGGGCTGCAGTTGGGGATTATCGTACTCACGATCAGTGTTTTATCCCCGATCGCCAGTGGCAAAATCAGTCCGGAGACGATGTATAAAACCTTGAACAACTGGCAATCCATCCTGGCCATTCTGATCGGTGCTGTCGTCGCTTACCTGGGCGGTCGCGGTGTAACGCTGATGTCAGAGAGCCCGCTAGTGGTCACCGGCTTGTTAGTAGGCACAATCATCGGTGTATCCTTGTTTCGCGGCGTTCCGGTTGGCCCGTTGATCGCAGCCGGGCTAATGGCCTTCATCCTGCAGTTTTTGCCAAAGACATAG
- a CDS encoding DUF1811 family protein: MKRYSEMTLAELQMEMEHLRREAEAQKARGDQVSHGILEQKFYLAKSYYLGTTPFTVGRSYRVYGHDQPFTVDYFNGVFAWGRFSGSDEQVGFPVGMLEEGPVA; encoded by the coding sequence ATGAAACGATACAGCGAGATGACATTGGCTGAACTGCAAATGGAGATGGAGCACCTACGCAGAGAAGCAGAAGCACAGAAAGCGCGAGGTGATCAGGTCAGCCATGGGATCTTGGAGCAGAAGTTCTATCTGGCCAAATCGTACTATCTCGGAACCACACCGTTTACAGTCGGTAGAAGCTATCGTGTTTACGGACATGACCAACCATTCACGGTCGATTACTTCAACGGGGTTTTTGCCTGGGGGCGTTTTAGCGGCTCAGATGAGCAGGTTGGATTTCCCGTAGGGATGCTGGAAGAAGGGCCGGTCGCATAG
- a CDS encoding cell wall hydrolase, which translates to MKPLAHSRFFFCIQTLLVVLLCLFVHSTEAAAPSEMYPGSRGEDVWDLQYRLYLLGLYNGRINGIVSEKTVAAVRAFQRQQSLPTTGVVDRTTEKRLQQVSLSGKELNLLARLVYAEGRGEPYQGQVAIAAVVLNRIHAERFPDTMRGVVFAPGAFSSVRDGRLPKQTNQTARRAVLDALRGSDPSQGSFYFFNPETATSTWIWSRPQAVHIGNHIFAH; encoded by the coding sequence ATGAAACCATTGGCGCATTCGCGCTTTTTCTTTTGTATACAAACGCTGCTGGTCGTCCTGCTCTGTCTGTTCGTCCATTCGACAGAAGCAGCCGCTCCCAGTGAGATGTATCCTGGAAGTCGTGGGGAAGATGTATGGGATCTGCAGTATCGACTCTACCTGCTGGGACTGTACAACGGCAGGATCAACGGAATCGTCAGCGAAAAAACGGTTGCTGCCGTCCGGGCGTTTCAACGCCAGCAGAGTCTGCCGACGACAGGGGTCGTCGACCGTACGACAGAGAAGCGTCTGCAGCAAGTCAGCCTTTCTGGAAAAGAACTGAATCTGCTGGCCCGGCTGGTGTACGCGGAAGGACGAGGAGAGCCATATCAGGGCCAAGTGGCGATAGCTGCCGTCGTTCTGAACCGCATCCACGCAGAACGATTTCCCGACACAATGCGTGGGGTCGTGTTTGCTCCTGGTGCTTTTTCCTCTGTGAGAGACGGCCGATTGCCAAAGCAAACAAATCAGACCGCCCGTCGTGCCGTTTTGGATGCTCTGCGTGGCTCAGACCCTTCACAGGGATCGTTTTACTTCTTTAACCCTGAAACGGCTACCTCCACTTGGATCTGGAGCCGTCCACAGGCTGTGCATATTGGAAATCACATTTTTGCCCATTAA